One genomic segment of Erythrolamprus reginae isolate rEryReg1 chromosome 2, rEryReg1.hap1, whole genome shotgun sequence includes these proteins:
- the LOC139161805 gene encoding three prime repair exonuclease 2-like, whose translation MTEPWNYYQTFVFLDIESTGLPRHQPRIAELCLFAVHQSSLQPSPWRKEPQLPRIIDKLTLCVNPQKPFTLEAQDITGLSNQELEQNCKPEINRSLMETLKGFLDRQARPICLVAHNGLRFDFPLLRKELWEIGADLPIDTGCLDTLQALKDVIGGPNMSYKLGNLYQHFYREEPARAHTAEGDVLTLLLVFLAKAVQLKHWAARYGQKWAEIRPMDFPHANLFDKINKLK comes from the coding sequence ATGACAGAACCTTGGAACTACTACCAAACGTTTGTTTTCCTTGATATTGAGTCCACCGGGTTGCCCAGGCACCAACCTCGCATAGCGGAGCTGTGCCTCTTCGCCGTTCACCAATCATCCCTGCAACCCTCTCCATGGAGGAAAGAACCACAACTCCCTCGCATCATAGACAAGCTGACCCTCTGTGTCAACCCCCAAAAACCTTTCACTCTGGAAGCCCAGGATATAACTGGGCTCAGTAACCAAGAACTAGAACAGAACTGCAAGCCGGAAATCAACCGTTCTTTGATGGAGACCCTGAAAGGATTTTTAGACCGGCAAGCTCGCCCCATTTGCTTAGTGGCCCACAATGGTCTCCGCTTCGACTTTCCCCTGCTGCGCAAAGAACTCTGGGAAATAGGCGCCGACCTGCCTATAGATACAGGATGCCTTGACACATTGCAGGCATTGAAGGATGTGATTGGAGGGCCAAACATGAGCTACAAGCTCGGAAATCTCTACCAGCACTTCTACAGAGAGGAACCAGCCAGAGCCCACACAGCTGAAGGAGATGTGCTTACTCTTCTCCTCGTTTTTCTTGCTAAGGCCGTTCAGCTGAAGCATTGGGCAGCCCGTTATGGTCAGAAGTGGGCGGAGATTCGACCTATGGATTTCCCCCATGCAAacttatttgacaaaataaataaactaaaataa